In Oxalobacteraceae bacterium OTU3CINTB1, the sequence CGTCGTAGTTGGGCGCCTTGCCGCCGCGCAGGATGATGTGGCAATCCTCGTTGCCGGCGGTCGAAACGATGGCCGAGTGGCCACCCTTGGTGACCGACAGGAAATGGTGCGGCTGCGACGCGGCCTTGATCGCCTCGACGGCGATCTTGACGTTGCCGTCGGTGCCGTTCTTGAAGCCGACCGGACAGGACAGGCCGGACGCCAGCTCGCGGTGCACCTGCGATTCGGTGGTGCGGGCGCCGATCGCGCCCCAGCTGATCAGGTCGGCGATGTATTGCGGGCTGATGACGTCGAGGTATTCGGTGCCGGCCGGCAGGCCCAGCTCGTTGATGTCGCGCAGCAGTTCGCGCGCCATGCGCAAGCCATCGTTGATGCGGAAGCTGCTGTCCATGTACGGGTCGTTGATCATGCCCTTCCAGCCGACGGTGGTGCGCGGCTTCTCGAAGTACACGCGCATGACGATCTCCAGGTCGCCGGCCAGTTCGCGGCGCAGGTGGATCAGGCGGTTGGCGTATTCCATGGCCGCCTTCGGATCGTGGATCGAGCACGGGCCGATGACCACCATCAGGCGGTCGTCCTGGCCGTGCAGGATGCGGTGCAGCGCGATGCGGGCATTGGCGGCGGTGTGCTCGGCCGCTTCGCTGCAGGCGAACTCGCGGATCAGGTGCGACGGTGGGACCAATTCCTTCATCTCGCGGATGCGCAAATCGTCGGTACGGGGCATGCTGTTCTCCAGGTATTCAAAAATGTCGGGGTAAAAAAAAACCGCCTCATCAGGCGGTTTTTTCAGGATTTGCGGGAACTCGTTTTTACTTCTACGTGCACCGGCCGCTACTCCACCGCCTTGGGGTTGGAATCGCTAAAGTAAAAGTAGCCGGTAAAGAAGAAGTGGGTCATGAACGTGTTCGACAGGTATTGGGTAAATATCGTGGAATGACTATAACGCCAACGCGCAAGGCTTGGCAAGCTATTTCTTGACTAGCTTCAATGCCGTCCCTACAAAAATTTACACCTGAGCATTCCTCTTTACATCTTATCGGCTGTGACCAATTGTAATCGCCGCCCGGCCAGTACCATTGCCCGCCTTGGTGCTTTATACAGAAATCCCTCTTTACAGGTGTGAGGGTTTGCCACTGTTGGTTATCAGCACTGTTATTGAATGGTCATTGTCCGCCTGCCACGTGAAATGTTTTGATGGCTCGCCCCGCTTGTGCCAAGAGCCCAGGCCGGGCAGCAGATGAACACCCACCCATCCCCATAGCAGGAGTAAATAATAATGATGATTGAAAGAGCGATGTCCCGTACGTTGCGCCTGATGTTCGCCGGCGGCCTGGCCGTATCCATGCAAGCGCATGCCCAAGCGCAGGCCGACGGCGAACAAGCCGGCATCCAGCGCGTCGAAGTGACCGGTTCCAGCATCAAGCGCCTGGCATCGGAAACGGCGCTGCCGATCACCACCATCAAGGCCAGCGACTTCGTCAAGCAGGGCCTTACAACGGCGGCCGAAGTGCTCAACACCATTTCGATGAACCAGAGCTCGACCGGCAGCAGCCAGTCGGTCGGCTCCGGCACCGGCGGCGTCGCCAGCGCCGACCTGCGCGGCCTGGGCGCCAACAAAACGCTGGTGCTGTTGAACGGGCGCCGCATCGCCAGCCATCCGTTCAACGGCTCCAGCGTCGACCTCAACATCATTCCACTCTCGGCCCTCGAGCGCGTTGAAGTGCTGCGCGACGGCGCCTCCGCCATCTACGGCACCGACGCCATCGGCGGCGTGATCAACTTCATCACCAAGCGCGAAGTGCAAGGCCTGACCGTCAGCGTCGAGCGCTTCCAGCCGCAGGCCAGCGGCGCCGGCGGCGAATCGCGCCTGAACCTGTCGGGCGGCATCGGCGACCTGAACAAGGACGGCTACAACTTCTTCGGCGTGGTCGACCTGCACAAGCAGACCGCGCTGGCCGCCGCCGACCGCGACTTCGCCAGCACCAGCGTGCGTCCCGACCGGGGCGTCAACAACAGCAGTGGCACCTCGCAGCCGGGCAACTTCTTCTCCGACAACGGCATCACCGGCAATCCGTACTACGCCGGCGGCTGCGTCGGCAAGGGCTTAATTGCCAGCCCCGTCGCCAACAGCGCCAACGGCACCTGCCGCACGGACACCACCCAGTACATCCAGGCGATTCCGAAGACGCAGCAGGAATCCTTCCTCGGCAAGGCGACCTTCAAACTGGAAGGCGACAACCTCGCCACGGT encodes:
- the aroG gene encoding 3-deoxy-7-phosphoheptulonate synthase AroG, whose protein sequence is MPRTDDLRIREMKELVPPSHLIREFACSEAAEHTAANARIALHRILHGQDDRLMVVIGPCSIHDPKAAMEYANRLIHLRRELAGDLEIVMRVYFEKPRTTVGWKGMINDPYMDSSFRINDGLRMARELLRDINELGLPAGTEYLDVISPQYIADLISWGAIGARTTESQVHRELASGLSCPVGFKNGTDGNVKIAVEAIKAASQPHHFLSVTKGGHSAIVSTAGNEDCHIILRGGKAPNYDAASVEEACKAIAAQGLAARLMIDASHANSSKKPENQVPVCADIAQQVAGGDSRIVGVMVESHLVAGRQDLVPGKELTYGQSVTDGCIDWDSSVQVLQGLAAAVRQRRLATQAAEAASK